CTAATCCTTACATTGAATCCAGATCTACCAAGATCTCGCGCGGGCTAGAACCATTTTCGGGGCCGACGATACCGCGGTCTTCGAGTTGATCCATTAGGTTCGCGGCTCGATTGTAGCCGATTCGCAATCTACGCTGCAGCATCGACGTCGATGCTCGCTTTGTGGAACGGAGTACATCGATCGCTTTGGAGAATAGCTCGTCGCCACCGTCGCCGTCGTCTCCACCGCCTGTGAGGTCCAGTTCCTCGCCCGCTTCGATCTGCTTCTGCACATCTTCGGCGAACTTTGGAGGACCATTGGCTTTGAGGTATTCGACGATATCCGCGATCTCTTCGTCGGAAACAAAAGCGCCTTGCGATCGGATGAGTCGAGAGGAGCCAGGTGGGGAGAATAGCATGTCGCCTCGGCCGATGAGCTGCTCAGCTCCGCCGCCGTCCAGAATGGTGCGCGAGTCGATTTTTGAAGAGACTTGGAAGGAGATGCGGCACGGCAAGTTGGCCTTGATCACGCCAGTGATGACGTTGACCGACGGACGTTGTGTCGCCAATACCAAGTGGATGCCTGCGGCACGAGCTAGCTGGGCGAGACGGGCGATACCGGTTTCGATGTCTGCCGGAGCGACCATCATCAAGTCGGCCAACTCGTCCACGATACAAACGATATATGGAAGCTTTTCCGGAGTCTCTTCCAATACTCCCTCGTCTCGAGGTACTTTGATTTCCAGCTCTTCCTGAATCTGCTCCTCGAACTTTTCCTCCTCGGTCTTCTCTTTCTCAGGCTTTTTGCGGCCGTTGAAGCCCGCTATGTTTCGCACGCCTACCTTGGCGAACATTTCGTAGCGAGATTCCATCTCGTTCAGCAGCCACTTGAGGGCTCCCGGCACTTTCTTCGGGTCGGTGACCACTGGGATAAGCATGTGCGGGAGGGAGTTGAAAACCTTCATTTCCACTATCTTCGGGTCGACCATGATGAATCTCAGATTATCAGGTCCGGAGTGGAAGAGCAGGGAAGTAATAATCGAATTGATACAAACCGTCTTACCTGCGCCGGTGGCTCCCGCGATCAGGAGGTGAGGCATCTTGGTTAGGTCCGAAATGATTGGCTTGCCTGACACATCGCGTCCCAGAGCGATCGGAATTTCAGCTTTCGATTTTACCCAATCCTCCGATTCGAGGATCTCGCGAATGCCGACTGGCATGGAGACTTGGTTTGGCACCTCGATGCCAACGCAGCCTTTTCCCGGAACCGGAGCTAGGATACGAACTGAAACGGCCCGCATGCCGAGGGCGATGTTCTTGTCCAGATTCGAAATTTTCTCCACTCGTACACCAGGTGCCGGGTAAACTTCGTAACGCGTGATGACTGGGCCGATGTGGATTTCGCCCATAGTGACTTCGACGCCAAACTCCTTCAATGTCTGACGGAGCCTTTCCGCGTTTTCTGTGTGCTCCTCTTCGGAGTTTGCTCCTTCGGGGGCTTCCAGCTCGGCCAGCAGGTCTAATGTCGGGAATGTGTAGTCGCCCACGGAAACGGGGAGTTTGGCCCGCGCTTTTTTGGTTTTCTCGGGAGCTACGATTTTCAGGACTTCGCCCAAAGTCTTTTTCTTGGGCTCTTCCTCTGGCTCCTCGACCGCTCGAGCTGGTTTCCTAGCCGGTAAGTTAACTTTGATGACAGGTTCCGATTTTTCCTCGGGCTCGGGCGATTTTTTTCCGCGACCTTCTCGCATCAGAGCTTTGGTAGCTTCGCGCTCTTCTTTCAGCAGACGCTTCGCCTCTTCGCGTTCCGCTTTCTGAGCTTCTTTCTCCTCCTTGGCGGCAATTTTCGCCAATCGCTTCGCTTCGCGTTTTTCCTCAGCAGCTGCGGCGCGTCGCTCTCTCCAGCGGGTAAAGGATTCCTTAAAGTGCTCTGTCGATTCTGGGAGGCTTGGGAAAACGATCAAGGCGAGGCAGGTCAGGTAAATTGCACCCAGAATAACGGCTGAGCCTACGGTGCCGAGGTATACGAATAGCAACTTGTTATATAGCAGGTTGCCCACTGCTCCACCAGTTCCGGTTACATAGCGTTGGGAGCCTTCCGCCCAGCCTGTGGAAGTCGCCAGACCTGAGCCAGCGATTAAGGCGACAACAATTACCAGGCTCAGGATTAGCTTGTTGCGTCGATCTCGAGCCAAAAACGCTCCGCCCAGCCAGCCGACGAATAGTGGCACGAACCATGACATGTATCCGAAGGCGGCTATCAACAATTCCGCGGACTCGGCCCCGAGAATGCCGATCATGTTGTTTTCCTTCGGATTGGTCGAACCGACCGAACTGCCTATGGAGACTTGGTAAGGCGTGTAGTCACTGAGGGCCAGGCCCAGCAAGACAGCGATTAGGAAGCACAAGGCGGCCCAAAGAAAGCGGCTGCGCATGCTGGCGGCCTTGATGTCGGATTCAGGTGTTTTGGTCGAATTACGCTTTTTCGCCATGTGGTAAGGGAATCTAAAATAGGGCGAGCGGCCTCCGCTAGCCTTTTTGTGATAGGTGAGAAGATGGCTTTGGGGACGGTTTGCAATTATTAAACTCGCTGGCTGTCCCGAGTGGCTGGAGCCCTGCCTTGCCGCTATTTGGGGCTTGGGCCGGCTGGAAGCCTCGGAATTTTAGACGTGCATTAGAAACGCGTTTCAGGAATTGAGATCCAGCGTCCGATGACTTGCGTTTGTCCGGCGGATCGAAATTTACGGCTTGTTTCAACTCAGGGGGAGGGCTTTGGTCTTGTGCGGAGAGAACCTACTATGACAGCACCGATTTTTTTCAAACCGATCTATCAAGAGCGCGTCTGGGGCGCCCGGAACCTAAGCGAAGCGCTGGGAAGGGACTTGCCAGAGGGCAAGGTAATTGGCGAGGCCTGGGAAGTGGTCGACCGCCCAGAGGCCCAATCGGTCGTAGTAGGAGGCGATTTCGACGGATTGACGATAAGGGAGCTCATTTCGGGCAATGCGACAGCAGTAATGGGAGAAGGTTACGATCCTGAGCGACCTTTCCCGATTTTGGTAAAATGGCTAGACTGCGCGGATCGCCTTAGCCTACAGGTTCACCCGCCCGCGGAGGTCGCGCCTCAGCTTAATGGCGAGCCCAAGACAGAGAACTGGTATATCGCAGACTGCAAAGACGACGCCTCTCTCATTGTCGGACTTAAAAATGGAGCGACTCGCGAGGAGTTCGAACGCCGTTTGAAGGACAGCTCGCTCGAAGAGTGCATCCACCGTTTTCCGGTTAAACCGGGAGATTCCATTCTGGTGGAAAGTGGCCGTTTGCACGCCATCGATGCCGGAAACTTGATTTTGGAAATCCAGCAAAACTCGGACACGACCTACCGGGTTTACGACTGGGGCCGCGTTGGTTTGGACGGATCTCCTCGCCAATTGCATATCGAGGAATCTCTTGCCAGTATTGAATGGAACGACTTCGAACCGAGTGCCATGAGCTCCGAAGGGGCAGAAGTGGTATTGGCGGACTGCAAAGAGTTTCGTCTAGTCAAATATGAACTGACCGCGGAAAATGCGGTTGTCAGCATCCCTGCGGGCGAAGGTCGCCTGCTTAGCCCGGTAGAGGGTAAGGTTCTGGCTAACGGAGTCACCGTTTCTCGCGGAGACAACGTGTTGCTCGCTGCGGACACTGCTTGGGAGATCACGGGTGAACCGGGAGCAGCATTTCTGGTGACTGAGCGTTTCGTATAAGCTCCGAACTCGGATGTTCGCCACAGGTCGCCTTTCCAAATCTCGTTTCTCCCGAAGGGGCGGGATAGTGAAGCCCGCTATTGGACTGCTCGCATTTTGCAGCGCGGCCGGAATGCTAGGGTGGATGCTTCTCATGCCTGACGCGGTGCGTCAGGAAATTGAAGCGCGAACCGGTTTTCCAGTTCAGGCGGAGCGTCTGACTTTGAATCCGGTCGGCCTCGCATTGGAAGGTCGCGAGGTCATCATAGGAAATCCAGCCGAGTTCGGCGGGGGCAAGCCTTTCATGGAGATTGAAAGCCTCACTGCCCACGCCAGCCTGTCCGCCCTGGGGCGAGGCGAAATTTGGATCGAAGACATGGAGCTGCGAGTTCGCCGAGCGACTCTTGTAGTAGATGAGCGAGGACGTTTTAACTTGGACGGCTTTGCCAATTCGCTCTTCGCGAAAAAGGGGAGCTCCGAACCAATGCCGTTTTTCGCTGAGGAAGTTCGCTTGATCGTCGAGGAGCTGGTATTTGTCGATAACAGTCTACCGTTGCCGAAGAGCAGTTCCATCGCGGTCCGCTTGGATCAGGAATTGACCGATTTGGAAGATCCGCAGGAACTCTTCTCGCCGCTCGTTGACCTAGCGCGTCGAGTGGGATCTTTGCCGGTGCGATAGGCGCCAACCCCTATTTTTAGCTGATCGGAAACCTCGGAATGCGTGGTTTGGGCTAAAAAGGGGCTCGACCTCGTCGAAAATCTCTTTGATTCCGAGGGGAACTGATCTAGAGAATCACTGTTTGGCTATGGAAAACGCTAAGGAAACACCAGAAGTAGAAGAAAACGAAGAAGCGCAAACGGCAGAAGCGAGCGCCGACGCAGCGGAGGCTTCTGAAGAGGAAGCGGTCGAAGAAACGGCTGAACCCAAGGAGCTGACGTTGGAGGAGAAACTCGAAGCTGCCAAAGCTGAAGCTTCCGAAAACTACAATAATTACCTGAGAGCCGTTGCGGATCTCGACACCTATCGCCGCCGAGTCATGCGTGAAAAGGACGAACTCAAGCAGTACGCAATCGCGGGTCTGCTCGAGGATTTCTTGCCTGTTTACGATAACCTCGGACTGGGACTCATGTCTGCAGAACAGACTTCGGACCCCAAGGTTGTGGTGCAAGGGATCCAAATGGTAATGACTCAGTTCAAGTCTCTGCTTGAAGACAATGGCATCTCCGAAGTCGCTCCCGCGGCAGGGGACGAGTTTGACCCCAATCTTGCGGAAGCGTTTCAGACGCAACCCAGTGACGAGATTGAGGAAGGAAAGGTCCTTTCGCTGATGCGTAAAGGCTTCAAACTCAACGGACGTCTCTTGCGTCCAGCTTCCGTAGTGGTAAGCGGAGGACCTGCAGGATCCGAAGAGGCTTAGACGTAAAAGAGCCCTAGGGAGGAATCGAATACGTGAAAGAAGATTACTACGAACTACTCGGAGTTAGCAAACAAGCTACCCAAGACGAACTGAAGAAGGCTTACCGCAAGATGGCGGTAAAGTACCACCCGGACAAAAACCCGGGTAACCACGAAGCTGAGGAGAACTTTAAAAAGGTATCCGAGGCTTATGAAGTTCTGAAGGACGAGCAGAAGCGTGCCGCTTACGATCGCTACGGTCATGCCGCCTTCAGCAACGGTGGCATGGGCGGCGGTGGAGGCGGCGGCGGTGCCGGTGGTCCTTTCCACGATCCGTTTGATATCTTCAGCGAAGTTTTCGGTGGCGGCGGCGGAGGTGGCAGCATCTTCGAAGAATTTTTTGGCGGTGGAGGCGGCGCAAGTCGCGGACGCGGTGGAGCTTCTCGCGGCTCCGACCTTCGCTACGATCTCGAGATCGACCTCGAAGAAGCGGCCAAAGGCGTCGAAAAGGAGATTTCCTTTCGAAAGCCCACTACTTGCGGAAAGTGTTCTGGCTCCGGAGCAGAGCCCGGCAGCGGCGTAAAGACCTGTCCCACCTGTGGTGGTCACGGTCAAGTAACCGCTTCGAAAGGGTTTTTCTCCGTCCGCCAAACCTGTCCGACCTGTAATGGCAGCGGACAAAAGGTGGAAAAGCCGTGCTCCAGTTGTGGTGGAGAGGGTCGCGTAAACGAAACCACAAAGATTAAGGTTAAGGTACCTCCTGGCGTCGACACTGGTTCGAAGCTACGTTCCGCCGGCAACGGTGAAGCTGGTATGCATGGCGGACCTGCGGGAGATCTCTATATCGTTTTGCATGTTCGAGACCACGAGGTTTTCGAACGCCAAGACGAGAACCTTTACTGCGAGATCCCGATCAAGTTTACTCTCGCGACTTTGGGCGGCATGATCGAAGTGCCGACTCTGACGGGGAAGGCGAGTTTGAAGATTCCAGCCGGTACACAGAGCGGGACTACCTTCCGTCTCAAGGGCAAGGGGATGCCGAGCTTGCGAGGCGGCTATTATGGGGACCAGATGGTTCGCGTGAAAATCGAAGTGCCCAAGTCTTTAACTTCGGAACAAAAGCAGAAGCTCGAAGAGTTTGCTTTGGCTTGCGGTGACGCAGGCGACGACGACGAGCCGAAGGGTTTTTTCGAAAAGGCTAAAAAGATCTTCGACTAGGTTCGGAGCTGATATTTCAAAACGAGGCACCCATTGTTTGGGTGCCTTTTTTAGTGCTTCTCTAGATTCGCCCAGCCCAGCTGCAGCGGCTGGCGGCATCGATCCTGCAATGTAGGTCTGGATCGAGATGCCAGAGTTATGCAATAGTCTAAGCCCATCGGGGGCAGATGAGGAGGAAAGCGAAAAAAGGGGCTTGGCAGCCAAAGTCTCCAAGTTGGTCGACTCGAAACATATGTTTTGGGGAATTGGTTTGGCTTCATTTTTAGAGTCAACTCTCGTGCCTATCCCGCTGGAGACGATTCTCATACCCCTGATGCAGTCTCGTAGGGAGAAGCTCCTCTGGATCGCCCTTGCTGTTCTAATAGGCTGTTTGTTAGGGGCGATATTTGGATACGCGATCGGGTACTACCTGTACGAATCCATTGGGACGCAAGTGGTTAACTTGTTTTCATCGGCGGAAGAGTTCGAGTCTCTTAGGGATCGAATGAACAACGGTGGCTTCGGTTTTGTATTCAGCGTAGGAGTGACGCCTGTGCCGTTTCAAATCGCAATGCTTGCTGCGGGTGCAACGAAGTTCTCTTTGCTTACCTTCCTTGCCGCTTCGGCCTTGTCCAGAGGCATCCGCTATTTCGGTTTGGCCATTCTCGTTTACTTTTTCGGAAATCAAGCGGAGGAGATTTACGAGAAAAACAAGGTGGCGGTTGGAGTAGCTCTGCTCGCTCTTGTAATTATTTTTTGGATCTTTTAGCGGCTCGATAGGTGGCGATCACGTGCAGACTGCCCATTTTCAATTGCAGTTTGCAGGTGGACACGCTGGCCCGGCGACGACCCAAGCTGATCCGCTTCACGACTCGTGAAGCATGAGGACAAAAAAAGCCCGGCCGCTATCTCCGGGCCGGGCTTTATGTGTGATATAATTCTATTCGCTAAGCGTTACTTGGTAGCGGCTTGTTCGAGGATTTGATACATGCGAGTGATCATTTCCTTCGGGTCTTCGAGAAGGCCGGCGGCGACCAGAGCGTTGTCGAAGGTTTGTTGGGCGATGAGCTTAGCGAGGTCTTCGTTGGACGCACGCTGCGTATTCAAGTTCTTGATCAGGTCGTGTCGTGGATTGATCTCGAAAAGAACCTCTAGCGGCATCGGGCTGTTCTGTCCCATCTGCTTCATCATGCGTCGCATCTGGCTAGACATGGCGTCAGGCGATAGCGCAACGACGGGGCTGCCCACCAAACGGCTCGAAACTTTGACCTCTTTCACGCGTTCGCCGATGGTCTCTTTGAGCCACTCGCAGAGAGACTTGGCATCGTCGTCTGACAGGGCTTCACCTTCCGGATTCGGGGCATCGTCAAGATTGATGTCGCCTTGGTCCGCGGAGACGAGTTGCTTTTCCTCGAACTGGCCGAGGTTTGACATGACGTACTCGTCGATCGGCTCGTAGAGGAAAAGAACTTCCAAACCGCGAGCTTTGAGCCCTTCGAGGTAAGGGCCGGATTCGATAGATTCGCGGTTTTGACCGAGAATGTAGTAGATCTCCTTTTGCTCGTCCTTCATGCGGGAAACGTAGTCGGCGAGGCTAGTGGTCTTGCCCTTTTCGGTTACGGAGGACTCGAAGTAGAGGAGTTTGGCGAGGTCGTCGCGATAGGTGAAATCGGTGGCCACGCCTTCCTTGAGGAATACTCCGAAGTTTTGGAAGAACTCCGCGTACTGTTCGGGGCGCTTCTTCGCTTCTTCCTTCAGGAACTTGAGGTAGCGCTTAGTGATGACGCGGCTCAATTTCTGGGTGAGGCCGTTGTCCTGCATGGTCTCACGCGAGATGTTCAAAGGAAGATCCGCGGAGTCGATGACACCCTTCAGGAAGCGGAGCCATTCTGGAAGGAGTTCCGTGGGCTTTGCGTCGATGAGGACCTTGCGACAGTGCAGCGCCACACCTGGATCGATGCGTCCGTAGCCGAAACGCTCGTTGTTCGTTTTTGGCGTGAAGAGGAGGGCCTTGATGTCCAGAGGCGCATCTGCAGAGAAATGGAGGCGGTAGTGAGGCTCGTCGAAGGCGTTGGCCTGGAATTTATAGAATTCCGTGTATTCTTCGTCGGTGATCTCGGACTTGGAACGGAGCCAGAGAGCTTCCACTGTGTTCACTTTCTCGTCGTTCAGCTTGATTGGGAACTGAACGAAAGAAGAGTAGCGTTTGATGATTTCCTTAACGGAATCGGCCTTG
The sequence above is a segment of the Pelagicoccus albus genome. Coding sequences within it:
- a CDS encoding DNA translocase FtsK; the protein is MAKKRNSTKTPESDIKAASMRSRFLWAALCFLIAVLLGLALSDYTPYQVSIGSSVGSTNPKENNMIGILGAESAELLIAAFGYMSWFVPLFVGWLGGAFLARDRRNKLILSLVIVVALIAGSGLATSTGWAEGSQRYVTGTGGAVGNLLYNKLLFVYLGTVGSAVILGAIYLTCLALIVFPSLPESTEHFKESFTRWRERRAAAAEEKREAKRLAKIAAKEEKEAQKAEREEAKRLLKEEREATKALMREGRGKKSPEPEEKSEPVIKVNLPARKPARAVEEPEEEPKKKTLGEVLKIVAPEKTKKARAKLPVSVGDYTFPTLDLLAELEAPEGANSEEEHTENAERLRQTLKEFGVEVTMGEIHIGPVITRYEVYPAPGVRVEKISNLDKNIALGMRAVSVRILAPVPGKGCVGIEVPNQVSMPVGIREILESEDWVKSKAEIPIALGRDVSGKPIISDLTKMPHLLIAGATGAGKTVCINSIITSLLFHSGPDNLRFIMVDPKIVEMKVFNSLPHMLIPVVTDPKKVPGALKWLLNEMESRYEMFAKVGVRNIAGFNGRKKPEKEKTEEEKFEEQIQEELEIKVPRDEGVLEETPEKLPYIVCIVDELADLMMVAPADIETGIARLAQLARAAGIHLVLATQRPSVNVITGVIKANLPCRISFQVSSKIDSRTILDGGGAEQLIGRGDMLFSPPGSSRLIRSQGAFVSDEEIADIVEYLKANGPPKFAEDVQKQIEAGEELDLTGGGDDGDGGDELFSKAIDVLRSTKRASTSMLQRRLRIGYNRAANLMDQLEDRGIVGPENGSSPREILVDLDSM
- a CDS encoding type I phosphomannose isomerase catalytic subunit, giving the protein MTAPIFFKPIYQERVWGARNLSEALGRDLPEGKVIGEAWEVVDRPEAQSVVVGGDFDGLTIRELISGNATAVMGEGYDPERPFPILVKWLDCADRLSLQVHPPAEVAPQLNGEPKTENWYIADCKDDASLIVGLKNGATREEFERRLKDSSLEECIHRFPVKPGDSILVESGRLHAIDAGNLILEIQQNSDTTYRVYDWGRVGLDGSPRQLHIEESLASIEWNDFEPSAMSSEGAEVVLADCKEFRLVKYELTAENAVVSIPAGEGRLLSPVEGKVLANGVTVSRGDNVLLAADTAWEITGEPGAAFLVTERFV
- a CDS encoding nucleotide exchange factor GrpE, with the protein product MENAKETPEVEENEEAQTAEASADAAEASEEEAVEETAEPKELTLEEKLEAAKAEASENYNNYLRAVADLDTYRRRVMREKDELKQYAIAGLLEDFLPVYDNLGLGLMSAEQTSDPKVVVQGIQMVMTQFKSLLEDNGISEVAPAAGDEFDPNLAEAFQTQPSDEIEEGKVLSLMRKGFKLNGRLLRPASVVVSGGPAGSEEA
- the dnaJ gene encoding molecular chaperone DnaJ, whose translation is MKEDYYELLGVSKQATQDELKKAYRKMAVKYHPDKNPGNHEAEENFKKVSEAYEVLKDEQKRAAYDRYGHAAFSNGGMGGGGGGGGAGGPFHDPFDIFSEVFGGGGGGGSIFEEFFGGGGGASRGRGGASRGSDLRYDLEIDLEEAAKGVEKEISFRKPTTCGKCSGSGAEPGSGVKTCPTCGGHGQVTASKGFFSVRQTCPTCNGSGQKVEKPCSSCGGEGRVNETTKIKVKVPPGVDTGSKLRSAGNGEAGMHGGPAGDLYIVLHVRDHEVFERQDENLYCEIPIKFTLATLGGMIEVPTLTGKASLKIPAGTQSGTTFRLKGKGMPSLRGGYYGDQMVRVKIEVPKSLTSEQKQKLEEFALACGDAGDDDEPKGFFEKAKKIFD
- a CDS encoding YqaA family protein — encoded protein: MPELCNSLSPSGADEEESEKRGLAAKVSKLVDSKHMFWGIGLASFLESTLVPIPLETILIPLMQSRREKLLWIALAVLIGCLLGAIFGYAIGYYLYESIGTQVVNLFSSAEEFESLRDRMNNGGFGFVFSVGVTPVPFQIAMLAAGATKFSLLTFLAASALSRGIRYFGLAILVYFFGNQAEEIYEKNKVAVGVALLALVIIFWIF
- the htpG gene encoding molecular chaperone HtpG; this translates as MSAQNTEKHEFKAEIKQLLDIVIHSLYTEKEIFVRELISNASDALEKLRHLKITEKDVHQDDLELEINIKTDEEANTITIQDYGIGLTRDELVENLGTIAHSGSKQFLEALKAGGDNNADLIGQFGVGFYSAFMVAKSVKVYTHSWKKDESGHIWTSDGVGSYEIEESDDTQRGARIVIELGDDYKQYAKADSVKEIIKRYSSFVQFPIKLNDEKVNTVEALWLRSKSEITDEEYTEFYKFQANAFDEPHYRLHFSADAPLDIKALLFTPKTNNERFGYGRIDPGVALHCRKVLIDAKPTELLPEWLRFLKGVIDSADLPLNISRETMQDNGLTQKLSRVITKRYLKFLKEEAKKRPEQYAEFFQNFGVFLKEGVATDFTYRDDLAKLLYFESSVTEKGKTTSLADYVSRMKDEQKEIYYILGQNRESIESGPYLEGLKARGLEVLFLYEPIDEYVMSNLGQFEEKQLVSADQGDINLDDAPNPEGEALSDDDAKSLCEWLKETIGERVKEVKVSSRLVGSPVVALSPDAMSSQMRRMMKQMGQNSPMPLEVLFEINPRHDLIKNLNTQRASNEDLAKLIAQQTFDNALVAAGLLEDPKEMITRMYQILEQAATK